Within the Arthrobacter sp. UKPF54-2 genome, the region CCGCAAGCTCAACGAGCTCTCCGACGCGGACCTCGACGGCGACTCGCTGCTGCCGGGCTGGACCCGGCGCCACATCACTGCGCACATCGGCTACAACGCCCGGGCGATCGCCCGGCTCATCGAGTGGGCGGCCACCGGCGTGGAGACTCCGATGTACGCTTCCACCGACGTCCGGGACCACGAGATCGACTTCGGGGCCACGCTGAGTCCGATCGCGCTGCGGCACCTGTTCGACCACTCCGCCGTGCACCTGAACGTGGAATGGCGGGACCTGCCCGAGGACGCATGGCACCACAAAGTGCGCACCATCCAGGGCCGGGAGGTTCCCGCCACCGAGACGGTCTGGATGCGCAGCCGGGAAGTCTGGATGCACGCCGTCGACCTGGCCAACGGCGCTGCCTTCCGTGACATTCCGGTCCCGGTCCTGGAGCGCCTGCTCAAGGACATCACCGGGGCGTGGAAGACCCGCGGCACCGACGCGGGACTCGTGGTCAAAGTCACCGACCACGATCTGACGTTCGGGGACACGGCGTCGGCGTCCCCGACCGTGGTCTCCGGGCCGCTGGCGGGCGTCGTCGAATGGGCCGCGGGCCGCGGCAACGGCGGCGTCACCGCCGTCGTACCCGGCAGTGAGTCAACCAACGCTCCGGTTCCGGCCGCGCCGAAGTGGATCTGAGCAGCACCAAACGACCGATAAAGCGCGAGGCCTCCCCGCCTGAACATTTCAGGTAAGGAGGCCTCCCGCTTGTGCTTAATTTCCGCGGTCAGGGGGCACTTTCAGGGCCAACGTTCGACGCCGGCGCCCTGGCTCACGGCGAGTCCGCGCCAAAGTGCCCCCGGAGTGCAACCGAGGCCGGCGGACGCGAAGATCTTTGGCCCGGATCAGCCCTCGTCGCACAGCAGGTGGAACCAGTTGTCGGCCAGGATCTCGAGGGCGTGTTCGCGGTTGGGTTCGAACTTCCGCCGCGTCCAGAGGGTGGCCACGTAGTCGAGCGAGGTGAAGGCCAGGGTCCCGCGGATGTGGCGGGTCTCCTCCGTGAAGCGGCCCGCCAGCTCCATGCCGCGGACCAGGTCGGAAATGACCTCCTCGTGCCAGCCCTCCACCATCTCGCGCACCTCGCGGTCGACGGCGGCGGCCTCGTCGAGGACGTCGAGGTAGGGCCGGAAGACCGGCCAGAGCGCCGCCCGGGACTCCAGCCAGGCCAGGATCCCCGGGAGCTCCCCGGCGTGCACCACGTCCACCAGGTCCGGCGCGGTCGATCCGCTCTCCGGGCCGTCAGCACGGTCCAGCACGGCGTTGACGCGTGCCATAAAGTCCCGCATCAGATCGCTGCGCGACGGGTAGTAGGCGTAGAACGTCACCCGGGTGGTGCCGGCCGCGGCGGCGATCTCGTCGATGGTGGTCGCGGCGTAGCCCTTCTCGGTAAAGAGTTCCAGCGCCCGTTCCACGATCATGTCGCGGGTGAGTTTCTTCTGGGCTTCTCGCAGCGACGACATGGATCAATCCTAACGGTGCCGTGTGCTGTCAGACCCGGGCAGGCGCCGCCGGGCGCGGCGCGGCCGGGGCGGCACCGGCCGGAGCGGCGTCGGCGAGCCGGCGCAGTTTGGGGATCGGGATCCGGTAGTTGACCGCCGCAGCGGTCCCGGATCCGTCCGGGTTGCTCCAGCGCAGCAGCACCGAGCCGTCCCCGCTGCCCGGCTCGCAGTAACCGGGGGCACCCTCCACCGGGGTGGGGCCGACCGCTTTGAGCGTGAGCCCGAAGCCCTCGGTCCAGAAATAGGGCCGGAAGTTGAGCTCCGGCGCCGCATCGCCGTGCAGCAGGCCGACGGCCGCGACCTTCGCTTGGTCGATGGCGCTCGTCCACAGCGGAACCCGTTGCACGCCGCGGCCGGTGGGGAAGAACGCCACGTCCCCGGCGGCCACGATGTCCGGCCGCACCCTGCCGCGGGAGTCGACGCGCAGCGCCCCGCCGGTGAGCAGGTCCGTGCCGGCCAGCCAGCCGATGTTGGGCTCATCGCCGACGGCGGTGACCACCAGGTCCGCTTCCAGGACGGTGCCGTCGGCCAGGGCAACCCTGGCCCGGTCACCGTCGCCTGCCAGGCGGGCCTTCCCGCCGTGCACCACCCGGAGTCCGTGGCGCAGCGCGGCGGTTGCGAAGATGTCCGCCAGGTGGCCGCCAAGCTGGCGCGCCAGCGGTACGCCGTCCGACACCAGTGTGACCTCGCAGCCCATGTGCAGGCACCCGGACGCGACCTCCATGCCGAGGGGTCCGCCGCCGATCACGATGACCGAGGGCCGGGCTGCGACGCGTTCCCTGAGCAGGACCGCGTCCTCGATGGTGCGCAGGGTCAGTTCCCGGGGGCCGGAGGCTGGCCCGGGCGTCTCGGCTCCCGGCGCGGTGTCCAGGCGCTTCGCCCGGGAGCCGGAGGCGATGACCAGGCCGTCGTAGGGCAGTTCACCGCCTCCCTCCAGGTGGACCAGCCCGGCGTCGGCGTCCAGGCCCGCGGCGCTCACGCCGAGCAGCTCGGTTGCTTCGTGGCCCGGTGCCGGGAGTTCGTGCGCCTGGAGGCCGCCGGCATCGTTCCCGCCGTCGCCGTGCAGGAGCGCTTTGGACAGGGCAGACCGGCTGTAGGGCTGGTGGCGTTCGGCGCCCACCACCGTGAGCTCGCCGTCGAAGCCGGCCGAGCGCAACGAGTCACAGGCGGTGAGGCCGGCGATGCCGTTGCCGACCACCACTATCCTGCGCATCATCAGGCGGCGGCCAGCCGCAGCGCGGCCACCGGGCAGACCCGCACCGCGGCCTTGGCGGCGTCGAGCCCGTCGCCGTCGACCTCGTGCACATCGATCACCAGTTCGCCGTCGTCGTCGAGGTGCATCAGCTTCGGTGCGGCTTCCTCGCACAGGCCGTGGCCCTCGCAGCGCGGCCGGTCCAGTTCGATCCTCACGCCGCCACCACCTTTTCGACCTGCAGCGACTCGTGGCTCCGGGTGATGTTGCTCGGCTCCCGGACCTCCGTCGAGATCTCCAGCGACTTCACCCGGCGGGCGAGGGCCTCGATGATCGCGTGCGCCTCGAGTTTCGCCAGGCCCTGGCCGGCGCAGCCGTGCGGGCCGTAGCCGAAGGAGAGGTGGTCCACCGGGTTGCGCAGGATGTCAAAGGTGTCCGGATTCTCGTAGTGCCTCGGGTCGCGGTTGCCGGCGCCAAAGAGGATGCCCACCTGGGCGCCGGCCGGAATGGTGACCCCGTCAATCTCGACGTCGCGGGTGGCCTTGCGGCCCCAGATGTGGACCGGCGCCCAGTAGCGCAGCACCTCGGCGAAGGCGGCCGGAACGAGGTCGGGGTTGTTCCGGACCAGTTCGAACTGCTCGGGGTGGTGGCCGAGGAGCGCAACGATGTTGCCGATCGAGGCGATGGTCGTGTCCACGCCCGCCCCGAGGTACTGGTGGATGATGTGCCCCGCGGAGCCCTGGGGAATATCGCCGCGAGCCTCGGCGTCGAAAATGCCGCGGCCGATGGAACCGGGGGCAAGGTCCCCGGCGGTAACGGACGAGCACCAACCGTAGAGCTCGCCGGCGATCGGGAAGCTCTCCTGGGTGCGCTGGTTCATTGGGCCAAGGACCTGCATCGCGGCCTGGCCCCAGCGCAGCATGTTGTCCTTGACGTGCCCCTGGAAACCGATCAGGTCGGCAACGATTTCGATCGGGAAGGCCCGGGCCAGCGAATCGATGGCCTCGAAGCTGCCGCTGTTGGCCAGTTCGGCGACGAGCTTGTCAGCCTTTTCGTCGATGACGACCTTCAGGCCGCGCAGCGCGCGGGGGGTGAGGTTCTGCGACAGCGTGGCGCGCAGCTGCGTGTGGACGGGCGGGTCGGAGGCCAGCGAGGTGCCCTGCAGCGCCTCGTTCACCATGGGGTTGAAGCCGATGCTGGTGGACGAGAACGTTTCCGGATCCGCCAGGGCGTTGCGGATGACGTCGTAGCGGGTCAGGACGTACAGCTCGTTCTTGGGCAGGTGGACCACTGCGGCCTGCTCGCGGAGCGCGGGGTAGGTGGGGTACGGGTCGACCAGGATGGCGTCATCCCAGATGTCGATGTCGGATTCGAGGGGGGCAGTCATGGTGTTCTCCTAGGGAAGATTCGGTGGTGTGAAAGAGCAGTAGTGGGTCGGGGCCGTCAGTCTCAGACGGCGGCCGCGGCGCTGGCCTCGGCATTGGCTTCGGTGGTTTCCGCGACGGCGTCGGGCGTCGGCGCCGTCGACCGTCCCGAGATGAAGAGGGTCAGGACGGCGGAGAGGGCTGCGGCGATGCCCGCAACAAGGTAGACGGCCTGGAAGCCCTGGCCGAGGGAGGTGCCGGCGGCGCCCTGGATCTGCTGCTGCGCGGAGCCGAGGGCCTGGACCATGCCGTCGACGGCCTGGGCCGGGGCTCCGGACGCCGCTGCCTGGCCGGAGAACTGCGCGATGACGCCGTCCCAGCCGGAGAGGTAGCCCAGCGGCGGCACGTTCGAGAGCCCCGCGACGGCGTCGGCGGGCAGCCCGGCCGCGCCGAGGATCCCGGCGAGGGGCCCGGCAAAGACGGTGGCCCCGATTCCGAATGCGATGGCCGACCCGATGACCGGGCCCAGGGCGAAGCCGAGGTCGCGCAGCAGGTTGGTCGTCGCGGAGGCCATGCCGATGTGCTGCGGCGGGACGGTGTTGATGGCGACGGCGGTGATGGAGCCGACCGTCAGGGCGAACCCGATGCCCAGCATCAGGAGCGGCGGAATGAACGCGGTCCAGGGCGTTCCGCCGAACGCCTCCGGTGTGCCGAGGGCGTAGGTCGAGAGCCAGAAGGCGGAGACGGCCACAAAGGCGAAGCCGGCCGTGAGGACCCAGCGCGGGGCCACGTGGTGGATGAGCCAGCCCACCACCGGGATGAAGGCAAAAGCGGGCCCCTGGATGAAGACGAACAGCACGCCCACCTTCCAGGCTTCGGCGAGGGCGAGGCCGCCGACGGCGACGCTGGTGCTGTAGCAGACCGCGAGGAAGGCGAACATGCCGGTGACGGCAACAATGCCGGTGATCGAGTAGGCGCTGTTCCGGAACAGGGAGAGATGGATCAGCGGCTGCTTGGTGCGCAGCTCGATGACAACAAAGGCGACAAGGAGGGCGCCGCCAGCAACGTAGCTAGCGACCACCTCGGCGCTGCCGAAGCCGGCGTCGACCGCCTGGACGGTGGCGAACAGGACCGCGATTAGGCCGAGCGCGAGCGTCACCTGGCCGGGCAGGTCCAGCTTGCGTC harbors:
- a CDS encoding cytochrome P450 produces the protein MTAPLESDIDIWDDAILVDPYPTYPALREQAAVVHLPKNELYVLTRYDVIRNALADPETFSSTSIGFNPMVNEALQGTSLASDPPVHTQLRATLSQNLTPRALRGLKVVIDEKADKLVAELANSGSFEAIDSLARAFPIEIVADLIGFQGHVKDNMLRWGQAAMQVLGPMNQRTQESFPIAGELYGWCSSVTAGDLAPGSIGRGIFDAEARGDIPQGSAGHIIHQYLGAGVDTTIASIGNIVALLGHHPEQFELVRNNPDLVPAAFAEVLRYWAPVHIWGRKATRDVEIDGVTIPAGAQVGILFGAGNRDPRHYENPDTFDILRNPVDHLSFGYGPHGCAGQGLAKLEAHAIIEALARRVKSLEISTEVREPSNITRSHESLQVEKVVAA
- a CDS encoding TetR/AcrR family transcriptional regulator, which encodes MSSLREAQKKLTRDMIVERALELFTEKGYAATTIDEIAAAAGTTRVTFYAYYPSRSDLMRDFMARVNAVLDRADGPESGSTAPDLVDVVHAGELPGILAWLESRAALWPVFRPYLDVLDEAAAVDREVREMVEGWHEEVISDLVRGMELAGRFTEETRHIRGTLAFTSLDYVATLWTRRKFEPNREHALEILADNWFHLLCDEG
- a CDS encoding maleylpyruvate isomerase family mycothiol-dependent enzyme is translated as MVARHDQTTDPELLAALLQARRGTAFFARKLNELSDADLDGDSLLPGWTRRHITAHIGYNARAIARLIEWAATGVETPMYASTDVRDHEIDFGATLSPIALRHLFDHSAVHLNVEWRDLPEDAWHHKVRTIQGREVPATETVWMRSREVWMHAVDLANGAAFRDIPVPVLERLLKDITGAWKTRGTDAGLVVKVTDHDLTFGDTASASPTVVSGPLAGVVEWAAGRGNGGVTAVVPGSESTNAPVPAAPKWI
- a CDS encoding NAD(P)/FAD-dependent oxidoreductase, whose protein sequence is MMRRIVVVGNGIAGLTACDSLRSAGFDGELTVVGAERHQPYSRSALSKALLHGDGGNDAGGLQAHELPAPGHEATELLGVSAAGLDADAGLVHLEGGGELPYDGLVIASGSRAKRLDTAPGAETPGPASGPRELTLRTIEDAVLLRERVAARPSVIVIGGGPLGMEVASGCLHMGCEVTLVSDGVPLARQLGGHLADIFATAALRHGLRVVHGGKARLAGDGDRARVALADGTVLEADLVVTAVGDEPNIGWLAGTDLLTGGALRVDSRGRVRPDIVAAGDVAFFPTGRGVQRVPLWTSAIDQAKVAAVGLLHGDAAPELNFRPYFWTEGFGLTLKAVGPTPVEGAPGYCEPGSGDGSVLLRWSNPDGSGTAAAVNYRIPIPKLRRLADAAPAGAAPAAPRPAAPARV
- a CDS encoding ferredoxin, translating into MRIELDRPRCEGHGLCEEAAPKLMHLDDDGELVIDVHEVDGDGLDAAKAAVRVCPVAALRLAAA
- a CDS encoding MFS transporter, with amino-acid sequence MSQSTPVPSRGSVRATFVAAYSAVTLAQITNALPGALNGTFAVEFHTSGAGLTWIAGMFMMGIVVFELSWGLLGDLFGRKKLLYAGAAISVAGSVLAALATTTEMMIAAQAVGGIGAGILFPISLSMIAAITPDHRARAKVIATWAGFLSLGAVISPMLAGVTAAAFTVAGPAAGAPNAFSGWRVAYYVAAAIAVAVLIVAVRAKDSAAAEGRKLDLPGQVTLALGLIAVLFATVQAVDAGFGSAEVVASYVAGGALLVAFVVIELRTKQPLIHLSLFRNSAYSITGIVAVTGMFAFLAVCYSTSVAVGGLALAEAWKVGVLFVFIQGPAFAFIPVVGWLIHHVAPRWVLTAGFAFVAVSAFWLSTYALGTPEAFGGTPWTAFIPPLLMLGIGFALTVGSITAVAINTVPPQHIGMASATTNLLRDLGFALGPVIGSAIAFGIGATVFAGPLAGILGAAGLPADAVAGLSNVPPLGYLSGWDGVIAQFSGQAAASGAPAQAVDGMVQALGSAQQQIQGAAGTSLGQGFQAVYLVAGIAAALSAVLTLFISGRSTAPTPDAVAETTEANAEASAAAAV